The DNA region CGACCCTCATAGATTCATACCTCAATTCACCAACGCCAAATATTGATATCAATAGAGTTTAAATGTTTAAACCGAGATTAAAGGTGATCTAAACAATTTATTTTTTAAAACTTATCTCAGAACAAATTCTAAATTTGAATTAGTTTGCACTTGACGCATGTTGTGTCTTTAAAGCTTCAAGAGCATTATCAATTTTTTCCAGTTCAGGTTGGAGGACGCCCATCATTTTGGACTTCTTAACCTTTGCCTTTTTCGCTGTGTCCGTCATCTCAGTAACAAGACGCTCACGATATTGAGTTAATTCTTCAATCGCTGCAGCGAGATCTTCAGCAGAGGCGGGAGTATTGTCTTGAGACATAACCAAAATTATTCCGTAAAAATTTTAAACAACACTTTAAAAATAAGTAGCAGCCTGCGGACATTGCCACAATTTGCCCTATCTAGACTACCGATTTTTGCACCCATCCATCTTGAACTTTGCGGATTGTAAAGCTGAATGTTTATTTTTGTATTTGAGTGAATCCCTCTGGGATAATGGTTAGCCTAATAAAAGTTTTTAAGAGTTGGCACTATTCCCAGGGCTTTTGGTATGGATAAACGTTTTTCAAATATGTTTGGTTTGACGGAAGATCAAGCGATCGCCCTACTAGAAACCCCGATCGAACAGCTTACGGCACCAACGGAGCATTATGTTGCTGTTTCGACGCTAACTAATTTCCCGACGGATCGTTCAATTGATGCCTTGATCGATGTGCTGAACAAGTCTTCGGCAGAGCTTTATGACCGGATTACCCGACGCAAAGCAATTGAAAGTTTAGGTCGCCTCCAAGCAACGAGAGCATTATCTGATGTTCGTCGCTGTCTTGATGACGACGACTGCTATACCGTTGAGAATGCAGCTTGGGCCATTGGTGAAATCGGTACGACAGAGACAGCAATTTTAGAAGATATTAGCGGTCTGCTAGAACGCCCGAATCAGAGCTATCGCATCATTATTCAAACCCTCGAAAAGCTCAATTATGTTCCAGCGGTAGAGCGCATTAAGAAATTCGTTGACCACGAGGATAAAACCATTGCGAGTGCGGCGATCGCCACAATTTGTCGTCTCACAGGCAATTATGACTCAATTGGAATAGTGCTCGAATTCCTCGAAGATTCTGGCGTTACAGTGAGGCGTTCGGCAATTCAGGATTTGATTACGGCGAAATATTATCAAGCCATTCCGGCGATCGCCCGCTGTCCCGTGTCCCTTGTCTTCCGTTTGCGGGGCATCAGACTATTGGCAAATGAGGGATTTATCGCTGGTGATTTGACATTTAATGATCTTGAATCCTGCCTTGACAACGTTATTTTAGATCATCCGAAAAACATCGAGTTGGTACATGAATACGATCAAAAGCCAACCCTCGAATTTGCGGTGCGAGAACTATATCACACTGATTTTGGGCGCTGTTATCTCAGCATTCAAACATTGCTCGAATCTTACTCAGAGGAAACACCTGCTGCATTATTAGAGACGTGGAGAGAGGAAGCCCACAATGACTATGGCGCTCATTACCATGTCATCAAGCTCTTAGGGTGGCTCAAATATAGTCCCGCTTATGACCTTTTTGTTGAAGCCCTCGACAACCGTGCGCCACAATTCCAGAAATCCCGAGCTGCCGCGGCGATCGCCCTCAGTGAAATTGGCGATCAACGGGCAGTGCCATTGCTCAAAGAAAGTCTCAAAACAGGTATTTTCGATCTGCAATATGCATCCCTCCTAGGCCTCAAAGCACTAGGCGAAACGATTCAGCTTGACTGGCTACCGGAAAATACAGATCCACTCATCCGATCTAAAGCAGAGGCGATCGCCTAATCTTTCTGCAAACAAATTAACGATCTAAGTTTCACTCGAATCGCCATTGCACATTGCGGGTTTTGTCGTTTGGATCTCAACCGAACCAAAACCCGTATCACCCAGCAAACGCGATAAGGCAACCTCTGCCTGATCATTTGCCTGACGTAAAATGCCATTTTCACAAGCATTCAACACAATATTGTTGAGGGTTTCGCGTTGGGCAAATTCTAATAATTCAGGAATTTTATCGGGACCAAGATTTAAAAAACCGCGATCATAATCGTAAATTCTGGAGCGTTCCACATCGATCTTTTTATCGAGAATTTCTGGCTCTGGTAATGTCACCACAAGGCGATCGCCTTCATTTTGTATTGCTTCAGCAGAAAGTTGACTGAGATCAATACCAGCCCGCACCTCACCATAGGCGACATAAAGCAAACGACTCTCACCAATCACCAAATTACCAATCTGATTTGTTTGGGATGCAGGCACAACTGTTTCCATCGCAAACACAGTAGTGGTTAGCTCACTCACTCCACGGATTTTCTGGACGATCAGCGTCGGCGATTCCACCTCTGGTTCCTGTTCTTCCACCTTGAACCAATCGTCTATGCCCTGTAACCAGCGCAAGCTAAACTGTCCGATATTCATCAGCGACAGAATCAACACAATAGCGATCCCACCAGTACCTAGCAATAATGTTGTTCGTAGAATATTCAATGGCAAATGGAGTAGAGAACGGCGATCGCGCATAATATTCGCTGCAGCCCTAGAAAACAGCTTTGCCCATTGTAACTAGATATTCTTAAAGATTTGGTAAAGGCCTTGACCCTTCCATCTAACGATCAATGGCAGCAAGCAATACCAAACGAAATAATTCTGACGTATCCCTATATAAAATCTGCTAACCTATGAAACCAAACTTGCACTCACAACACCTGCAAGTCTTTCACTCAATTCCCTAGCCAGCACTTTCTTTAAAACAAATATGTCTCTCGAAATCGGTCAAGCAGCTCCCAACTTCTCCCTCTCCAATGCCCAAGGTGAAGTCAAAACCCTTTCAGATTTTTCGGGTCAATGGTTGGTGCTTTACTTTTATCCCAAAGACAACACCCCTGGTTGCACCACCGAAGCCCTAGACTTCACTGCCCTAAAACCTGAATTTGCAAAACATAATGCCGTTGTTGTCGGCATTAGCCCTGATTCCGAGAAATCCCACCAAAAATTTATCGATAAAAAAGAACTTCAAATCGAATTGCTCAGCGATCCCGAACACCAAACAGCTGAAGATTATGGCATTTGGCAACTGAAAAAATTTATGGGCAAAGAGTATATGGGGATCGTCCGTTCGACTTTCTTGATCAATCCAGAAGGCAAACTCGCCCATGCTTGGGTTAAAGTGCGCGTCAAAGAACATGCCCAAAAGGTTTTAGATGAATTGCAAGCGCTAGTATAAATAGAATTTTCAAGGCGATCGCCAGGCCTTTAAACCTCACAAACATTTAAACTTTCACAAACATTTAAACTTTCATAGGTCGCAACTCACCAATCATCACGAATCAAAGAAAATATTGAAGATTTCTTTAATATTCAGTTCCTGAGGCCACCCCCTCTACTAGGAAAAGTGGCTGAGAGTTATGATGAGGCTAGATTTTTAGCAATGCGACCTATATTTGTGAGTAGTACAAATCCAAATATCCAACGGGTATTTTCCGAAAGAGAATTTGAAGAGTCACTCCAAACCTTACAGCAGCTATCACACAAACATACAGCTACTGAGAGCTTAGAGACTCCAAAGACCACAACAATGCCGCTTTCTTGGGAAGATGCAGCAGAAGATATTGAAGCATTTTTATCCCAAGATTTCCCAATCGGCGATATTGCCCTCAAACATTCGGACTATAGCAATTTCTAGTCGAGTGAGGTGCAATAGCAGCAATGTGTAAACCAGCATCGAATATCATCAAGGGTAATCTTGGAAAAAGCTACCTCAATTGCCTTGTCTAGAGCTAGATAAGTTCTTGCCCCGATACTTTTCAAGGTACTTTTCAACTTTGACCAGCAATTTTCAATGGGTGAAAAATCTGGAGAATAGGGAGGAAGGTAAATCAACTTAGCTCCCACGGCCTCAATCATTGTGCGTACTGACTCTCCTAAATGAATCGAACAGTTATCCATCACCACACATGCTCCCGCCCATAAGTTTGGTATTAACTTCTGGCTGATGAATGCTTCAAAGGTTAATCCATCCGTACTCCCCAGCAGATGATAATTAGCGACCATTCCCTTGAAGCCTAATGCTCCAATCAAAGAAACATTCTTGCCTCGTTTACTGGATTTCGGACTATAAGCTCGTTTCCCTTTCTCAGAACGTGCCCTCAGTCTTGTCATGGCTAAGTTCACGCCCGATTCATCGATAAAAATCAAGTTTTTCGCTAGAGTCGCTTGCATTTTCTGCCAAAAATCATATCTGGCTTGTTGCACTCGTTTTGTCGCCTTAAGGTCTGGATAGAATGTTTTTTTTGAGGCTATATCCCATTCTTCTTAAGGTGCGATGCATGGTGCTATTGGCCACACGGAGACCAGTGCGTTTCTCCATCTCATCACATAGTTCCGCTAGCGTCGCATCGTTTTTCTTGGTGAGCAACTGGCGCAATATTGTTTGATGCTCTTCGTTTAATTTGGGAGGTGTTTGTTGGCTTCGTTTTTTCGGAGCAATCGACCCTGTCAGTCGTTTTTGGTCGAGGAGCTTTTGTACAAAACTTTTCGCCACTCCAAATTGTCGGGCAAGACTACTTTGACTCACACCACCCCTTTCGTAGGCATCCACTATTTTCTGTCTTAAGTCTAATGAGTAGGCTTTCGGCAAGATGCTACTTTCTTCCTCACCAGTCAACTCACCTATACTACTTCATACACCTTGCTAGGCTGAAATTTGCTGTAAGTCTTTCCTGTTGAGACAATAAACATAAATTTCCTTCACAACATTTTGAACTGCAACCTAATTTTCAGATTGCATTTTCGTCAAGGCAGAAAAATGATTAAGGGAATGTAGATGTAGGTGCATAAGCTCTAACCAGCCTAATTGCATTAGCTCATAGATAGTCTCTTGCGATAAATTGCGGAGCTTCTCCCGACTAATCCCCAGAAAACCTTGGAGAGGCGGCTGCTCAACACCATCTACCCTGAGATTGGCCTGCATATCTTCTAGCAAATCTAGCTCCATTATCTTTTGGCAAAATGCCTCAGTCCCAAGATATTTAGCTTGATAATCTTGCAGAAAGGCCACGACATTATTGAGATATTGAGTCTGATTTCCTTCACCATCAAATAGTCGTTCCCCAAGTCCTTCTTGATTCCAGCCTTCAAAAGATTCATCAATGCAGACAGTGAATGTTTGCTGATCTTCACTCATCGAAAATACAAATGGATAGCGACGAACAAACGCTGGAATATAATCCGCTTGCCACTCACCAGACTCTGTCACAAATAAATTTTGCTGATCTCGAATGCCAACAATGGCAGATGGATATAAACCTGACTCGGTTTTAATGAAAACAATCGGGTAAGCTACAGCTGCTTGAAAAAATTCAACGTTGAGCAGAGGAAAAGAATTGACATCCTTGGCAAATGCAAAGCTATCAGTACTTTTCAAGCACCAATCTTTATGCTTTTCCAAAGAAATAGGAATCGCATCTTGATAAATTAGTAGTTGCTTCGACAATTTCAAAAGCCTCCTTGATATTGCGAAATGGTTTCAATATTTAAAGGGTAGTCTGCCTAAGATGATTTGAGTGTGTGTTCCTCAAAAAATAAAAAATAAAATCTCACAAATTAATATTTACTACAGTGAAAACTGACTCCAAATATTTTTTAATGGACGGTCATTGCAACGCAGCGACAAAAGGATAATGACTCAGACATGCTCCAACACCATCTTTGAGAAGCACACAACCCACATACTCAATCTGTTTACAACTTATTTTATATAAAGATTTGATGAAGTTATAGGAAGACAGACCATTATATTTTCATCAAAACAACATTAATAAAAAAACTTGTTTCTCAGTATGATCTTATTTCCTAGCCATCAGATTTCAAATAACAGTTGAGGATAGATCTTTTCACTCTAGAAGTGTGATCTTTATCATCTTCATCTGATGTAATTAAAATTACGATCTATGGATAGACGAGTGAACATATGGACTTCATATTTCGTCGTCTAATCTTGCGACGCTAAGCCTTTAAACATTGGTCTTTGTCAGCTCGCAAGGGTGACTACTCTTCAATTTCTTGTTTTACTGCCATGCCTTCTCAAACAACATCAACCTCTGTCCATCGCTCTGTTTGGAAGGTTATAGCGCAAACCGTTTTGGCGATCGCCTGTTTCTGTAAACCCAGCTTCAAAGGGTCACTGGCATTAATCGCGATCTTATCTCCCCCCATGGTGGCGATCACCGCAACAATATTTTCTACTCCACCACCGTAGCCCTCAATTGCTGGTGATCAAGCCACCACCCCAAATCTTTTTTGCAACCCTAAATCTTACGCAAGATACAAAAAACAACAAGTTTTTTTCAAAAGACATGACTAAAAGTGACTTTTTAGGGATTTTTTCTGAACGGGGTCTTGAGCGATATTTGAATTAGCTAAATATCTAGCGCCACCATTACAGCTTGAGCCCAAATTGCATGAACCTTCTTTTTCCATTTCCTTGATCCGAACTTTTCGAGCTAATTTGAGACCTTAGTTCAAGCTCCCCAGACCATACTGCCACTGTTTTTTCTCCACTATGTCCCTTCCTAACCCTGTTTCGTTCTCCGCTCGTTATCTAAATAGAGGTTTGACTCAGATTGTTTTGGCGATCGCCTGTATCTGTCGTCTTAAGCTGAAGGGGTCTTTGCTACTGGTTGCAATCCTAGCTACCCCTACTGTGGCGATCGCCCAAACTACAGATCCAGATCCTTCAACAACATCAACAGTGGGTCAGACAGTAACCAATCCAGCCACTGGCAATCAGGCAACCGTTACAGCGTTGCGGACGGATCCAAGTGGAACACCCACAGTGGGGAATGTGGCATGGGTTGACGTTGTAGATGTAGGGGATACGACGAATACCAGTTACTCAATTCTTGTAAAAAGCGCCAACGACATCATTTACAACAATGATTCTCCCGCCCTGGGTTTTACGATTACGAATATCACTGGGACAACAGCAACGCTGAGTAATGGTTCAAATACAACAACATTCTCCACTCAGCCTTTAAGCACAACGCTAGATGCAGAACTATTAGGTAATGATACTCCCGGAGCCGTTACGCCTGATGAAATTACAACAGGTGCAAGTGGTGTTGTTCGTGTCAAAACGGGAGATGACGGTTCCAACGGCCGCGATGGTGCCTTATTTGTGCGACCCCGTAGCGGTGGAGATGGCAAAACGCCTGATGATAATAATTTTACTAACACCACAAATGTTCTAACGAATAGTCAGGTCGGTGTAGAAGTCGGAAGCGTTGGTGGAGATGGCGGTAATGGTGGAGATTCTTATCTTTCCTATTGGGATGGAGAAGATGGAGGAGATGGTGCGAAAGGCGGCAATGTTGACTTCACCAATAACCAGGGAGTAACTGTTCAAACTTCTGGCAATGAACATTACGGTATTTTTGCCTACAGCCGTAGTGGTGAAGCAGGAGATGGAGGCAGTGGCTTTGCAGCTCCGGGTGGTGGTACTGGTGGTCATACCAGTGATGGCGGTAATGTTGACGCAGAAAATAAAGGCACTGTAATCACAGATGGTACTGATGCCTACGGTATTTATGCCCTGAGTGTCAGTAACAACGGTGGTAATGGCGGCGACCAATGGGGACTTGTTGGTCGAAGTGGTAGTGCTGGCTTCGGTGGTAACGGCGGAACAGTCATTGTCTCTAATACTGTAGACGGAGAAATCTCTACAGAAGGAAACTTTTCGCACGGTATTTATGCCCAAAGTGTTGGTGGCTCTGGTGGTTCCTCTGGTACTTCTGGTAACTTGATTCTGGCGCTCCAAGGAGATTCTGACAATGGAGGTTCTGGTGGCGATGTAACTGTTACCAACAGTGGCTCTATTAAGACAACAGGGAATGATTCTCGCGGTATTTTTGCGCAAAGTCTCGGTGGCGGCGGTGGTTCTGGTGGTAGCTCTGGTGGCCTAGTTTCCCTCGGTGGTTCTGGTTCCAGTGGTGGTGATGGCGGAAAGGTAACTGTCACAAACAACAGTACTGGTGCAATCGAAACCAGTGGCGATCGCTCGGACGGTATTTTTGCGCAATCTGTTGGTGGTAGCGGTGGTAGCGGCTCTAATAGTGGTGGCTTAGTTTCTATCGGTGGTCGAGGCAGCACTGGTGGCTTGAGCGATGAAGTAAAAGTTGAAAACTTCGGCAGTATCAAAACAGCTGGTAATACAGCCCGCGGTATTGTTGCCCAGAGTATTGGCGGCGGCGGTGGTGATGGTGGTAACTCCGGTGGTGTTTTTGCCTCTGTGGGTGGTAGCGCTGGTGCTGGTTCTAACGCTGAGAAAGTAACTATTACAAATGGTGGCAAAATCGAGACTCAAGGGACGGATTCTCATGGTGTGCTCGCACAATCCGTCGGTGGAGGCGGTGGTAATGGTGGTGGATCCGGATCCGGTAGTGCTTTTGTCGGTGTCTCTGTCGGTGGTTCTGGCAGCAGTGGTGGTAATGGCGGTCAAGTCGTTGCCAAGCTACAAGGTATCGACGCTAGTACCAGTTCCGAAATTAAAACGGTCGGCGATCGCTCCATTGGTTTCTTTGCCCAATCCGTCGGCGGCGGTGGTGGTAACGGTGGTGGATCCGTTCAAGTAACCGGGGGATTCGTCGGTGCAGGTTCTTTTTCTGTCGGTGGTTCCGGCGGCTCTGGTGGCACAGGCGGCACAGTAAGTCTCACGAAAGGAACAGGAACTAGTAACGTCTTTACCGGAGGTAATGAATCTGCTGGTGTGATGCTCCAATCCGTCGGTGGTGGTGGCGGTAATGGAGGCTTTGCCGTTGCAGTATCCGGTTCTGGTGGCCCCGCATCCGCATCTCTTAGCGTTGCAGTCGGTGGCTCCGGTGGCTCCGGTGGCACAGGCGGCACAGTAACCGTTGGTTCCTTCAATAGCTCCAACATGCTGACTAGCACCGGCTTCAGCGGAACAATTAGCACAGTTGGCAACCAGTCAACAGGTTTCATTGCCCAGTCCGTCGGTGGTGGCGGTGGTAATGGTGGCTTGGCCGTGTCTGCCAGCGGTAGTGGTGGTGCAACATTTAGCGGTGCTATTTCAGTTGGTGTTGGTGGTTCAGCTGGCTCTGGTGGAACTGGTGGCTCCGTTTCAGCAGGTATTGAAGGAAATATTCTTACTCAAGGTGATAACTCTGCCGGTTTTCTCGCACAATCCGTTGGCGGCGGCGGTGGTAATGGTGGCGGTAGTATTACCCTCTCCGGTTCTGGAGCTGGTATTGCTTCTGCATCAGTAAATGTTGGTGTTGGTGGTTCTGGTGGTAACGGTGGGAATGCAGGCGTTGTCTCCGCTGCAACACGTTCAGGAACAATATCAACTACTGGTAGTGATGCAGGCGGCATTATTGTCCAATCCCTTGGTGGGGGTGGCGGTAATGGCGGTTATTCCATTGGTGTTGGCGGTTCTGGAGCTGGGGTTGCTTCTGGGGCGATAAGCGTCAATGTCGGAGGTAAAGGTGGCACAGCTGGTGATGGTAATACCGTTAAGGCAGACTTGCAATCTGATGTAATAACAACCGGAAATAATTCCGGTGGCATCTTGGCACAATCCGTTGGCGGTGGCGGCGGTAACGGTGGCTTTACCTTTGTCGCATCCGGTTCTGGCGCAGGTGTCGGCAGTGGCGCATTATCTATTGGCGTTGGTGGAAGCGGCAGTGCTGGTGGAGCTGGAGGTAATGTAAATGCTTCGTCAACAGGAACAATCCAAACTTCTGGCGATAGTTCAATCGGTTTCAATGCCCAGAGTCTCGGCGGAGGCGGCGGTAATGGTGGCTTCAGTATTACGCTCTCCGGTAGTGGCGCAGGAGTAGGTAGTGCTGGGATTAATGTCGGTGTTGGAGGAGATGGCGGCAGTGGCGGTTCCTCCGGTACAGTGACAGGTTCGACGTCGGGAGATGTCACAACTGTCGGAAAAGATTCCATTGGTGTTCTTGCTCAGAGTGTCGGTGGTGGTGGCGGTAATGGTGGTTTTGCCATTGGTGTCACTGGTTCCGGAGCAGGGATTGGTAGTGGCACAGTCAATGTTGGTGTTGGTGGGTCTGGTGGCACAGCTGGGGATGGAAATACTGTTAACTTGACCGTTACCAATAATGTGACAACAGGAATCGCCAACCGTATTGATGACGAAGGAGATAACTCCCATGGTGTCGTTGCTCAAAGTCTTGGCGGCGGCGGCGGTAACGGTGGTTTTGCAATTAATGCATCTGGTTCTGGCGCAGGTGTTGCCAGTGGTTCTGTCGATGTAAGTGTTGGTGGTAAAGGCGGTGGCGGCGGTGATGCTAGTACTGCAACCAGTGATGTTACAGGAACGATTACGACCTACGGTGACAATGCAATTGGTGTCATCACCCAATCTGTCGGTGGCGGTGGTGGTAACGGTGGCTTTACAGTTACGGCAAATGGTTCTGGTGCAGGTGTTGCTAGTGCGAGTATTACAGTGGGTGTCGGTGGTAATGGTGGTACTGGTGGCAATGGTGCAAATGTAGATGGAGACTTTGATGGTTCGATCACCACGGCTGGAGAAGGGTCTTCTGGTTATGTTGCTCAATCCGTTGGTGGTGGTGGTGGTAACGGTAATTTCTCCATCACAGCAACTGGCTCTGGTGCTGGCGTTGGTAGTGGCGCGTTAGGTGTATCTGTCGGTGGTAATGGTTCTGCTGGTGGTACTGGCGGTGCAGTGGATGTTGATTTTACTGGTGGTGTGAATACTGCTGGTAATAAAGCGCTTGGTATTGTGGCTCAATCCATTGGTGGTAGTGGTGGTAATGGCGGCTTCACTGTAGCTGCATCAGGTAGTGGTGCTGGTGTTGGTAGTGGAGGTCTAGCGATTGGTGTTGGTGGTGATGGTGGTACTGGTGAAAATGCGAGCACTGTTAGCCTTACTGTTGATGAGAAAAACACTCTAACTGACACATCAATTACGACAACTGGGGATGAGGCGATCGCCGTCATTGCGCAGAGTGTCGGTGGTGGCGGTGGTAATGGTGGCTTTAGCGTCACTGCAACTGGTTCTGGTGCTGGCGTTGGTAGTGGAACTGTCTCCGTAGGCGTTGGTGGCGATGGTAACTCTGCTGGAGACGGTGGAGCGGTCACCGTAGACATCGACAATGCGGTCAATACTGACGGCGAAAAATCTCGCGGTGTTGTTGCCCAATCCCTCGGTGGGGGCGGTGGTAATGGTGGTTTTGCCGTAAGCGTTTCCGGTAGTGGTGCAGGCGTTGCGAGTGGGTCTGTCAACGTTGGCGTCGGTGGTGAAGGAAACAGTGGCGGTGCAGCAGGCGCGGTTGATGCCACAGCGAACGGAGACATTACAACAAAAGGCAAAGACTCTACAGCATTTACTGCCCAAAGTATCGGCGGCGGTGGTGGTAATGGTGGTTTTGCCGTAACAGTTGGGGGCTCTGGTGGTGGCACAGTCAGCGGCACAGTCAATGTTGGCGTTGGCGGCTCTGGTGGTGGCGCAGGTAGTGCAGGCTCTGTTACTGCGAAAACCACAGGTAATATCTCTACAACTCTCGAAGATTCGGGCGGTTTACTTGCTCAATCCCTTGGTGGCGGCGGCGGTAATGGTGGTTTCTCCGTCAATGTTGGTGGTTCCGGCGCAGGTGTCGTTAGCGGGAACGTTAATGTTGGCGTTGGTGGTTCCGGCGGCACAGCGGGCAATGCCGACACAGTCAATGCAACAGCTGAAGGCACAATCACAACATTAGGAGCTGACTCTACAGCGTTTATGGCTCAGAGCGTCGGCGGTGGCGGCGGTAATGGTGGCTTTACAGTCAATGTTGGAGGCTCCGGTGCAGGTACAGTCAGCGGCACGGTCAATATTGGTGTTGGTGGATCTGCTGGTGCTGGTGGTGCATCTAACTCTGTTACTGCACTCGCGACACAAACTATCTCTACCACTGGCGATCGCTCGTCCGGATTTATCGCCCAATCCCTTGCTGGCGGAGGCGGTAATGGCGGATTTACAGTCGGTGTTGGCGGCTCTGGCGCAGGTACAGTCAGTGGCAATGTCGAAATTGGTGTTGGTGGTTCCGGCGGCAATGGCGGTAACGCTAGCTCTGTTAATGCAACAGCGGAAGGAACAATCTCCACAGAAGGTGAAGATGCCCTTGGTTTTGCCGCTCAGTCCATCGGTGGTGGTGGTGGTAATGGCGGCTTTACGGTTGGCGTTGGTGGCTCTGGCGCAGGTACAGTTGGTGGCGCTCTAAACGTTAATGTTGGTGGTTCTGGCGGTAATGGCGGAACAGCTTCTACTGTTGTCGCAACAGCGAAAGATAACATTTCCACAAAAGGTCTTAGGGCAACTGGCTTTACAGCTCAGTCCCTTGGCGGTGGCGGTGGTAACGGTGGTTTCGCAGTAACCGTTAACGGCAGTGGTGCAGGCACAGCAAGTGGCGCAATAAGTATTGGTGTTGGTGGTTCTGGTGGTGATGGCGGTTCTGCAAATACCGTTGAAGCAACTGCTGAGGGCACTATCACAACAGAAGGAAACGAAGCATCTGGATTTGTCGCCCAATCCATCGGTGGCGGTGGTGGTAACGGCGGATTTGTCGTTAATGTC from [Leptolyngbya] sp. PCC 7376 includes:
- a CDS encoding SapC family protein; the encoded protein is MSKQLLIYQDAIPISLEKHKDWCLKSTDSFAFAKDVNSFPLLNVEFFQAAVAYPIVFIKTESGLYPSAIVGIRDQQNLFVTESGEWQADYIPAFVRRYPFVFSMSEDQQTFTVCIDESFEGWNQEGLGERLFDGEGNQTQYLNNVVAFLQDYQAKYLGTEAFCQKIMELDLLEDMQANLRVDGVEQPPLQGFLGISREKLRNLSQETIYELMQLGWLELMHLHLHSLNHFSALTKMQSEN
- a CDS encoding HEAT repeat domain-containing protein, whose translation is MDKRFSNMFGLTEDQAIALLETPIEQLTAPTEHYVAVSTLTNFPTDRSIDALIDVLNKSSAELYDRITRRKAIESLGRLQATRALSDVRRCLDDDDCYTVENAAWAIGEIGTTETAILEDISGLLERPNQSYRIIIQTLEKLNYVPAVERIKKFVDHEDKTIASAAIATICRLTGNYDSIGIVLEFLEDSGVTVRRSAIQDLITAKYYQAIPAIARCPVSLVFRLRGIRLLANEGFIAGDLTFNDLESCLDNVILDHPKNIELVHEYDQKPTLEFAVRELYHTDFGRCYLSIQTLLESYSEETPAALLETWREEAHNDYGAHYHVIKLLGWLKYSPAYDLFVEALDNRAPQFQKSRAAAAIALSEIGDQRAVPLLKESLKTGIFDLQYASLLGLKALGETIQLDWLPENTDPLIRSKAEAIA
- a CDS encoding IS630 family transposase, which translates into the protein MQQARYDFWQKMQATLAKNLIFIDESGVNLAMTRLRARSEKGKRAYSPKSSKRGKNVSLIGALGFKGMVANYHLLGSTDGLTFEAFISQKLIPNLWAGACVVMDNCSIHLGESVRTMIEAVGAKLIYLPPYSPDFSPIENCWSKLKSTLKSIGARTYLALDKAIEVAFSKITLDDIRCWFTHCCYCTSLD
- a CDS encoding transposase, producing the protein MTGEEESSILPKAYSLDLRQKIVDAYERGGVSQSSLARQFGVAKSFVQKLLDQKRLTGSIAPKKRSQQTPPKLNEEHQTILRQLLTKKNDATLAELCDEMEKRTGLRVANSTMHRTLRRMGYSLKKNILSRP
- the bcp gene encoding thioredoxin-dependent thiol peroxidase; translation: MSLEIGQAAPNFSLSNAQGEVKTLSDFSGQWLVLYFYPKDNTPGCTTEALDFTALKPEFAKHNAVVVGISPDSEKSHQKFIDKKELQIELLSDPEHQTAEDYGIWQLKKFMGKEYMGIVRSTFLINPEGKLAHAWVKVRVKEHAQKVLDELQALV
- a CDS encoding DUF4230 domain-containing protein — protein: MRDRRSLLHLPLNILRTTLLLGTGGIAIVLILSLMNIGQFSLRWLQGIDDWFKVEEQEPEVESPTLIVQKIRGVSELTTTVFAMETVVPASQTNQIGNLVIGESRLLYVAYGEVRAGIDLSQLSAEAIQNEGDRLVVTLPEPEILDKKIDVERSRIYDYDRGFLNLGPDKIPELLEFAQRETLNNIVLNACENGILRQANDQAEVALSRLLGDTGFGSVEIQTTKPAMCNGDSSET